In Campylobacter vulpis, a genomic segment contains:
- a CDS encoding apolipoprotein N-acyltransferase, translating to MKLKLNFLPYFFPFSKKFDPNSTIFKIIKTFFCAFLLSNPIYFSFFENIFLETLSPFLAIWGLILLLQTKNAKGYFWTGFLTGLFWFWWVGLSAIYFDLSYLVPVIALIMGLVYGVLFRICFLFKFDFLRLCAIFALSFIHPLGFDWFEWGIYTSYGFFDSSFRGIICLFLIAYFIYEGYISRYYKMAIVLILFFTGFHYEEKAATTLPFSYKLINTNISQEQKFLQEKLLLNSNALLSEISRAILEKKELIVLPETAFAFNLHGTKYEEFLKELSHKIIIITGAFYTKDEEAYNSTYIFRQGKSYIFNKHFLVPFGEEIPFFKEFVKKYFLPNIEEFARGPVQSQYKLNGVLITNAICYEATKEQNYKNSKIIIALSNNAWFKHSSEYKLQKLLMQFYANKYGVSVYHATNGKENAVILPKKRLDLRWLEEVKGWKKSLFES from the coding sequence TCAAATCCTATCTATTTTTCCTTTTTTGAAAATATTTTTTTAGAAACTTTAAGTCCATTTTTAGCCATCTGGGGACTTATTTTACTTTTGCAAACAAAAAATGCAAAAGGCTATTTTTGGACAGGTTTCTTAACGGGGCTTTTTTGGTTTTGGTGGGTAGGACTTTCGGCGATTTATTTTGATTTAAGTTATTTAGTGCCCGTAATTGCTCTTATAATGGGACTTGTTTATGGGGTGCTTTTTAGAATTTGTTTTCTTTTTAAATTTGATTTTTTAAGACTTTGTGCGATTTTTGCTCTTAGTTTTATCCATCCGCTTGGTTTTGATTGGTTTGAGTGGGGAATTTATACCTCTTATGGCTTTTTTGATAGCTCTTTTCGGGGGATTATCTGTTTATTTTTAATCGCTTATTTTATTTATGAAGGTTATATTTCAAGGTATTATAAAATGGCTATTGTGCTGATTTTATTTTTCACAGGCTTTCACTATGAGGAAAAAGCAGCCACTACCCTGCCTTTTTCTTACAAACTCATCAACACCAACATTTCTCAAGAACAAAAATTCCTCCAAGAAAAACTTCTTCTAAATTCCAACGCTCTTTTAAGTGAAATTTCTCGTGCTATTTTAGAAAAAAAAGAGCTCATCGTCCTACCAGAAACAGCCTTTGCTTTTAATCTTCACGGCACAAAATACGAAGAGTTTTTAAAAGAATTATCCCATAAAATCATTATCATCACAGGAGCATTTTACACTAAAGATGAAGAAGCTTACAATAGCACTTATATCTTTAGACAAGGCAAAAGCTATATTTTCAACAAGCATTTTCTTGTGCCTTTTGGAGAAGAGATACCATTTTTCAAAGAGTTTGTTAAAAAATATTTCTTACCAAATATAGAAGAATTTGCAAGGGGTCCCGTGCAAAGTCAATATAAACTTAATGGTGTCTTAATCACAAATGCCATTTGCTACGAAGCGACTAAGGAGCAAAATTACAAAAACTCAAAAATCATCATCGCCCTTTCAAATAATGCGTGGTTTAAACACTCAAGCGAATATAAGCTTCAAAAACTTTTAATGCAATTTTACGCCAACAAATACGGAGTTAGCGTTTATCACGCGACAAATGGTAAGGAAAATGCGGTGATTTTACCCAAAAAACGGCTTGATTTAAGATGGCTTGAAGAGGTTAAAGGCTGGAAGAAAAGCTTATTTGAAAGCTAA
- the cmoA gene encoding carboxy-S-adenosyl-L-methionine synthase CmoA, whose product MKDELFKQNPKKQFEFDESVASVFDDMIERSVPFYKENLELGAKILSKFLKKDTKLCDLGCSSANFLLKFFELRKDVKLSGVDNSKAMIELAKHKSKAFGAEIEFYEQSLDLWEFEKNDAFVANYTLQFIRPPKREDLLRKIYANLKKNGVFLMSEKILYEEPFLAKNMIEIYAEYKQTQGYSLFEIAAKREALENVLVPYTEKENVALLEKVGFKGVQSIFKWANFETFLAFK is encoded by the coding sequence ATGAAAGATGAACTTTTTAAGCAAAATCCCAAAAAGCAATTTGAATTTGATGAGAGTGTGGCAAGCGTTTTTGACGATATGATAGAGCGTTCTGTGCCTTTTTATAAGGAAAATTTAGAGCTTGGTGCGAAAATTTTAAGCAAATTTTTGAAAAAAGATACAAAACTTTGCGACTTGGGCTGTTCAAGTGCGAATTTTTTGCTGAAATTTTTTGAATTAAGAAAAGATGTGAAATTAAGCGGCGTGGATAATTCTAAGGCGATGATAGAGCTTGCAAAACATAAATCTAAGGCATTTGGTGCGGAGATTGAGTTTTATGAGCAAAGTTTGGATTTGTGGGAGTTTGAGAAAAATGATGCTTTCGTTGCAAATTACACTTTGCAATTTATTAGACCGCCTAAAAGGGAGGATTTGTTGCGTAAAATTTATGCAAATTTAAAGAAAAATGGTGTGTTTTTAATGAGTGAAAAAATCCTTTATGAAGAGCCATTTTTGGCTAAAAATATGATAGAAATTTATGCAGAATATAAGCAAACGCAGGGCTATTCTCTCTTTGAAATTGCGGCAAAAAGAGAGGCTTTAGAAAATGTGCTTGTGCCCTATACAGAAAAAGAAAATGTTGCCTTACTTGAAAAAGTGGGCTTTAAAGGCGTGCAAAGTATCTTTAAATGGGCAAATTTTGAGACTTTCTTAGCTTTCAAATAA
- the tlyA gene encoding 23S rRNA (cytidine-2'-O)-methyltransferase TlyA, whose protein sequence is MLWLRYDLFVAKRLKISRNKALELIQNQKVALNGNFLKPSFVLDETDEELNLELLSEIYVSRAAIKLRDFLEKLPLQLEGLECLDIGSSTGGFVQILLENGVKSVVALDVGKNQLHQNLRQDIRVKSLENMDLREFKSDVKFDLITCDVSFISLLNLLSYIDNLAKRDIVLLFKPQFEVGKEAKRDKKGVLKDEKSLKKARINFEKACFSYAWILEKCELSSLKGKEGNDEFFYHFRKK, encoded by the coding sequence ATGCTTTGGCTAAGATATGATCTTTTTGTCGCAAAACGCCTTAAAATCAGTAGAAACAAGGCGCTTGAATTAATACAAAATCAAAAAGTAGCATTAAATGGTAATTTTTTAAAGCCCTCTTTTGTGCTTGATGAGACAGATGAGGAGCTAAATTTAGAGCTTTTGAGTGAAATTTATGTCAGTAGAGCGGCGATTAAGCTAAGGGATTTTTTAGAAAAACTTCCTTTGCAACTTGAAGGCTTAGAGTGCCTTGATATAGGCTCTAGCACAGGTGGCTTTGTGCAAATTTTATTAGAAAATGGTGTTAAAAGCGTTGTAGCACTTGATGTAGGCAAAAATCAGCTTCATCAAAATCTAAGACAAGATATAAGAGTTAAAAGCCTTGAAAATATGGATTTAAGGGAGTTTAAGAGTGATGTGAAATTTGATTTAATCACTTGTGATGTGAGTTTTATCTCGCTTTTAAATTTACTTTCTTATATCGATAATTTGGCTAAAAGGGATATTGTTTTGCTTTTTAAACCGCAATTTGAAGTAGGAAAGGAAGCAAAACGCGATAAAAAAGGCGTTTTAAAAGATGAAAAAAGTCTTAAAAAAGCAAGAATTAATTTTGAAAAAGCCTGTTTTTCTTATGCTTGGATTTTGGAAAAATGCGAACTTTCAAGCCTTAAGGGAAAGGAGGGCAATGATGAATTTTTCTACCATTTTAGAAAAAAATGA
- a CDS encoding bifunctional riboflavin kinase/FAD synthetase: MNFSTILEKNEVKTLAIGCFDGLHLGHLELVKKLDKNGALLVINKFKGEILSDDKQRQELSQKAIFTLEFEEIRHLRAGEFLNFLKQEFVNLKHIVVGYDFVFGHNKEALAFDIERLSGIKTSIVPEFKLDGLSVHTSLIKNFLARGEVRKAERFLGRKYSIKAKLVKGQGLGKKELFATLNLRNINYFLPKNGVYASRIKVRQKCFKSVSFLGVRSTDLAFSIETHIVEEFQKEVRVGEEVELFFVEFLRENEKFSDLKALKEKIKQDIEQAKEILSDER; this comes from the coding sequence ATGAATTTTTCTACCATTTTAGAAAAAAATGAGGTCAAAACCCTTGCCATAGGTTGTTTTGATGGTTTGCATTTGGGACATTTAGAACTTGTTAAAAAGTTGGATAAAAACGGAGCTTTACTTGTTATCAATAAATTTAAGGGAGAAATTTTAAGCGATGATAAGCAAAGGCAAGAATTAAGTCAAAAAGCTATTTTTACGCTTGAATTTGAGGAAATACGCCATTTAAGAGCGGGGGAATTTTTGAACTTTTTAAAGCAAGAATTTGTCAATTTAAAACATATTGTTGTGGGTTATGATTTTGTTTTTGGGCACAATAAGGAGGCTTTAGCTTTTGATATTGAAAGATTAAGTGGCATTAAAACAAGCATTGTGCCTGAATTTAAGCTTGATGGGCTTTCTGTGCATACGAGTTTAATTAAAAATTTTTTAGCAAGAGGTGAGGTAAGAAAGGCGGAGCGTTTTTTGGGACGCAAATATAGCATTAAGGCTAAGCTTGTTAAGGGGCAAGGACTTGGCAAAAAGGAGCTTTTTGCGACTTTAAATTTGCGAAATATTAATTATTTTTTACCTAAAAATGGCGTTTATGCAAGTAGGATAAAGGTAAGGCAAAAGTGCTTTAAAAGTGTGAGTTTTTTGGGTGTTAGAAGCACAGATTTAGCCTTTAGCATAGAAACGCATATTGTAGAGGAATTTCAAAAAGAAGTGCGAGTGGGCGAGGAAGTGGAGCTTTTTTTCGTAGAATTTTTAAGAGAAAATGAGAAATTTAGCGATTTAAAAGCTTTAAAAGAAAAAATTAAGCAAGATATAGAGCAAGCGAAGGAAATATTGAGCGATGAAAGATGA